The following is a genomic window from Dioscorea cayenensis subsp. rotundata cultivar TDr96_F1 chromosome 10, TDr96_F1_v2_PseudoChromosome.rev07_lg8_w22 25.fasta, whole genome shotgun sequence.
GGTGGAGAACTTCCCAAATCCTCCATGCAAGGAAAGATCTTCATCTTCTTGTCAGATAACAAGTACCGATATTAGCTCCAAGAAAGATAGAGCAGTTGCTCGAGTGTCTCAACAAAGTCCTGAAGGCCTCCTTCCTGATCAGGTGATCTACCTCATCGATCTTGGCATGGACCTTGACCAGATAAAAACAATAGTTCGCAGGTTTCCATCCTTTGCTTATTACAGTTTGGACCGGAAAATAAAACCTCTGGTTGATTTCCTGCTTGAATTAGGTGTACCACGTCCCGACATCCCTGCTATCCTCTACAAAAGGCCTCAGTTATGTGGCATTAGCCTTTCGGAGAATCTGAAGCCAATGATGACTTACCTTGAGGGCTTAGGCATTGATAAAAATCAGTGGGCAAAGGTAATTTATCGGTTTCCTGCACTCCTCACTTACAGCAGACAGAAAGTGAAAGCAACAATTGACTACCTCCATGAATTAGGCATCTCAGATAAGAACATAGGAAAGATCTTAACACGCTGCCCGCACATTATAAGTTATAGTGTGGATGATAAGCTCAGGCCAACAGCCGAATACTTTGATTCGTTAGGCATCAATGTATCATCACTCATCATCCGGTGTCCACAAACATTCGGTCTAAACATTGAAGCAAGTTTAAAGCCAGTTACTGAATTTTTCATTGAGAGAGGTTACAGTATAGAAGAGATTAGCACAATGGTATTGCGATATGGAGCATTGTACACTTTCAGCATTGTCGATAATTTGTTACCGAAGTGGAAATATTTTTTGACAATGGATTATCCAAGATCAGAGCTTGTGAAATTTCCGCATTATTTTGGTTACAGTCTTGAGGAGAGAATAAAGCCTAGATACCGACGAGTGAAGGAATGCGGTGTGAGGCTTGTACTGAATCAAGTGCTCTCATATTCAGATACTGAGTTTGAGAAGATACTGAAGAGGAAAATGGTTAAACAATTTGGAGAGCACTAAAACTTGAGCATTGTGAATTTCAGTCAGGAAAACAAATCTGATCATTTTTACAGGCTTAACAGTAAGTGTTTATTTGCTGCACAGTGTCTGGCTtattattacttgatgataATGCATTAGAATTAACTATagttataattttgatttatattttgtttatgatAAAAAGGTTTGAATCAGCGGTATTGAGTTCTGAAAAGCAGGATGGAATCAATCACCAGGGTATCATATTCTTGATGATGTCTTCTTTCAGAAAAAGGCTGTTTGATGTTTTGTCTGAACAGATTTTTTAGGGCTTTGTTGAGGTCTGTCCTTGTTCTACCTCATCTCCCGAAGCCAGGAGTTGCCATCATAACTTCGTAGGTGTGACGGAACGGGGAGACCTAGGATGTAGAAGATCATAACATGAGTGATTCGGCAGCTAAAGTTTTAATATAAAGAATATAAAAGAATTAGCCAACGGTTGGGTTAGGATCCTGGGTCTCTATGTTGCGTAACTCGCGTTTGTCGCCTGTTGGGTGAACCTGTGAAGTGGATAGACCTCTTCACTGCTTCGACAGTAGACTATCACTTCTGTCTTTAGTCAGCCGGTTAAGCTAAAACCCAAAAGTCAAAAGTTAGGCAAATGTTACAGATAGTCAATCATGTAACTCCATGAGGCACTAAACTTTTTTAATTAgaacaaacaataataaaatcattgtGCTGAATCTATGAACTAATTGCCTAGATTGTAAATATAGCCATTCAGGTTACTATGCACATGTTAGGTCTGACGATATAGATTGGTATTATATGACAAACTAAGAGGTGACATGACAAAggaagatgatgtggcaatgatgacttggcaaaaagaaagagtgactaggatgatgatgtggctaaaaCTTGGTGTCATGACATGAGAAGATACAAAGATGCTAATAGATCATTGTGGAGACTTTGTTTAAAAGAAATTCCTCTCAATGGTTTATGTGATGAttaactaattttggaaagcGCATCAACTTAAAAGGATCTCTTAAAAAAATGcaacttttattttaagaatgtttatctatctttggtaagatccggaatgataaatcatatcctTTGTAAAACTCCTTTTAGGAAAGATCTACTTTaaagagagtgagaggaatattctatcattggcaagaatataaaatcatgaagattgcatgagctttagtttggtgtgaagctatttgaagacacaaactaagttagaCAAGGACAAGCCAATAAGATTATCAATACCATATTTAGtaacacaatttgaaggaagatctaAAGAGCTAATTATGAAGACTAATCATgtatggagattgattgaagatgacttgagatttgattgaagatttaaagatccaagcatggatgattggagatcatgcttgaagatattgaaggttaaacttggatgagaccagatcaagtttagtaacaatatttccatgagtcaaaccaagatcatttgggaagaccaaacttggaccaagtttggaaagaagatcgggtgATCTTCggtaggggtgtatttgagccgagccgttcgtgagtagctcggtgttcggctcgataaAGACTCGTTCGTGtttagctcatattgtaaacgagccaagcttgaacatcattttcaagctcgattaataaacgagccaagcttgagcacccaaaagctcggctcgttttggctcgcgaacacagctcgtgaccaagctcatgaacaagctcgtttataagctAGATTGTGAGCtcgtttttatatatatatatatatattacattatatatatgtatatgtatattaagatgtatatgtgactatgtcaatgttgtcaatttgagttacacatatagggctataaactactattcgaaggctaagctcattaaaagctcaggtcaactagttcattaagttaaatgagctcataagataaacgagcctagcttgaacaccaccaaactcgcctcattaaatcttgtgaagaactcgtttattgtataattaaaagctcgtttatagtatcatttacaattttatttgtaacaatcattaatataatcaaactcaaattgagttgagtcacacttgataatgattcattaaataagtttactaaataaaaataaaaatataaaaaaatagtcaagccttaatcagagttagctagctaagtctaagctcgaattttcttaacaagttgagctcgagcatgaagctcgaagaagctcgattagagctcgagctcggttaaaataagtgagccaagcttgaacataaaaaatgaagctcgaaaagctcggctcgatttcaagctcgattaaatagtaacgagccaagcttgaacaaggcaaagctctGCTCTGCTCGGCTCCTTTACAGCCTTaatcttcggtgaccatctttggtgagatggttgcgtgtgccttggtaaGCGCATCTCTCGGGAGAGAGGACCTGCTGAAATGacatgaggaaggaagcagttACAGACAGTGAGGCAGGaagagctcgggtcgagtcatcTGCTATGAGGCGGACTAAAGGAACCAGGAAGGTTAAAGGTCATAAATTCGGGTGCAACTGGCTAGAACTTAGTCATGTTCAATAAGATGggcaatgttgcaactgggtgttgcaacatctaactttggaaggtgtccaagttaggaagccgtgAAGAATTCTAAAAGATGAAGTTTATTtggacgtcggtgcgtctatataagatatcctgtttgaagatttaggatgagccacaagTGAGAGATcctttggtgagggttgaggagagtgggcatcggacaatcttaagagggtattctttgtcttgagtgAGAAAGTGAgagttgtactctttattctatcacctcttttagtggattgtttctccgggcttgATCCCCAGATGTAGACAAGGTTGTGCTGAACTGGGTTACTAACTTGTATGTCTCCTTATTTTTgctttgtgtgtgttttttattcTAGTGAGTTTTTGAGTAACTCTCTTAATTATACTATCCACTGGACCTATCAAAACATATAAAcgtaaaaataatatgattagtATATAATTATCGTGATATAAAACATCCTTGTGATGGAGCGGtgggtattttatttttctttttattcaaaatttaagatGTGAAATTTACTTGTGGtttattcataattataaaacataatattatataaattcaaatcaaattaaaaagatCATGATCAAGTTAAAAGGATCAAATCGATCTAGTTAACTAGTATTACATAAAAatcctaattatttttttaattttttataaaataaataaatcataaattaaaaaaaaaccaatacaaTACAGaagtacaaaaatacaaaaaatataacacATAAGAATTACATATGAAAGGTTCACTGAAAGTGGAGCTACAAggaaacttttttattttattttatctcatagaAATTTGGACTAATTATGTACatgtatattataaaaaagCTGCCGCAACTAAAAAACATTggtagattttttatttataaatgtttgtAAATCGTTGTCTATTTCAAATTCAATGCAATGCATTTGATTTTAAATGTACAATAACTCTTATAAAAAATAGAGCGagataaacaataatatttatataatataaaactgAGATGAACAGTAAACAGTAACAACATCGGATGAATTTGTGATTGTCAATTTATTGATCGCAATAGTAAACAAATGATATTAGTTCTTCAACCTTATTTATactctcccaaaaaaaaatcatcaacaatgtTGTATTTACTGTTTTGCATCTTATTTGATTCTCTTTCTCTCCTGTCTccaccattattttttttcctctatattttttttaatatgcataCATTATTTCTCTATTATAAATACATCTTTAATCCAGTGTATTCGATTTTataatgtgatttatttttaataatagaattttatttatttatttattatataataaaaaaatatattagtaattatagtaaaaaaatgtTACTTTAGAAGTCATTAAATTGAGCTAATTTAATCGGTAAAAATGTGTCATATTTCGATTCTACAGTAACCGCTACCGTGTCTGGGATCATTTCTCCTATAAATACCAGATTATGTAGGGGTAAAAATGCTAATGACGGGTTGGTGAGCGAGAGTAGGTGGATTCACCGAACAAATGAAGGTTTCACTCAAATCCACCGTCACATAAAGCATCAACGGTTGAGATAAGAGAACCACAGATAATTAAACTTCTCCGGCGGAACATTCTATGTGCGGGTATCCGAAACCGAGTGAGGTTTGAGCGTTGAGTCGTCCGCCTCCGTTCGAGAAGAAGTTCAAACCCTTGCGCTTTTTCTCTTCGATCTC
Proteins encoded in this region:
- the LOC120270474 gene encoding transcription termination factor MTERF5, chloroplastic codes for the protein MDLDQIKTIVRRFPSFAYYSLDRKIKPLVDFLLELGVPRPDIPAILYKRPQLCGISLSENLKPMMTYLEGLGIDKNQWAKVIYRFPALLTYSRQKVKATIDYLHELGISDKNIGKILTRCPHIISYSVDDKLRPTAEYFDSLGINVSSLIIRCPQTFGLNIEASLKPVTEFFIERGYSIEEISTMVLRYGALYTFSIVDNLLPKWKYFLTMDYPRSELVKFPHYFGYSLEERIKPRYRRVKECGVRLVLNQVLSYSDTEFEKILKRKMVKQFGEH